From Synoicihabitans lomoniglobus, the proteins below share one genomic window:
- a CDS encoding LacI family DNA-binding transcriptional regulator translates to MNAQPTQQDVAAMAGVNKSTVSRVLRGRRDVAVATRRRVLDAAKQLGYRLDPALSRIAAMRWRKQHMHAGNRIAFVESERSADHERYWRGVSRQADPLGYGVDRFCLDDYHSVASVGSILLTRGVKLVVLAGFPSASALVGFPTQSFLAVHCGPTEPGFPFSSVMMDLPRVLSEVWTTVRRAGLVRIGLVQYHYCESHYRSLQLAGTYRALQALASDPVVPTLQIHDKAPGAAMRAQAAGWLRETAPDLIIVGCDLASEPFVELRERGLAIPPLVSLATDPEATGIAGYTRGLGELGALAVRQLHLNYLAGEHVAARSMNSLVEPTWQDDHLLSSSIATWIDQHPPPERLIA, encoded by the coding sequence ATGAATGCCCAACCCACCCAACAAGACGTCGCCGCCATGGCGGGCGTGAACAAGTCCACGGTCTCGCGCGTATTGCGCGGCCGCCGCGATGTGGCCGTGGCCACGCGCCGACGCGTGCTCGATGCCGCCAAACAACTGGGTTACCGACTCGACCCTGCGTTGTCGCGCATCGCCGCCATGCGGTGGCGCAAACAGCACATGCACGCGGGCAATCGGATCGCGTTCGTCGAGTCGGAGCGTAGTGCGGATCATGAACGCTACTGGCGTGGGGTCAGCCGTCAGGCCGACCCCCTCGGTTACGGGGTGGATCGGTTCTGTTTGGACGATTATCACAGCGTGGCCTCGGTGGGCTCCATCCTGTTGACCCGCGGCGTGAAGCTCGTGGTGCTGGCCGGTTTCCCGTCCGCGAGCGCCCTGGTTGGATTTCCGACGCAATCGTTTCTCGCCGTGCACTGTGGTCCCACGGAACCGGGATTCCCCTTCAGTTCCGTGATGATGGACCTGCCTCGGGTCCTGTCCGAAGTCTGGACGACGGTTCGAAGGGCGGGACTCGTCCGCATCGGCCTGGTGCAATACCACTACTGTGAGTCTCACTACCGCAGTCTGCAGTTGGCCGGCACCTACCGGGCCCTGCAGGCGTTGGCTTCGGACCCCGTTGTGCCCACTTTACAGATACACGATAAAGCTCCCGGGGCAGCGATGCGCGCCCAGGCCGCGGGTTGGTTGCGCGAAACCGCGCCGGACCTCATCATCGTCGGATGCGATCTCGCCTCGGAACCCTTCGTGGAATTGCGCGAACGCGGCTTGGCGATTCCGCCCCTCGTCTCGCTGGCCACGGACCCCGAAGCGACGGGAATCGCGGGCTACACCCGGGGACTCGGCGAACTCGGCGCGCTGGCGGTGCGCCAGCTGCACCTGAACTACCTCGCCGGTGAGCACGTCGCGGCGCGATCGATGAACAGCCTCGTCGAACCCACCTGGCAGGATGACCACCTCCTCAGCAGCTCAATCGCGACATGGATCGACCAACACCCCCCGCCCGAACGCCTCATCGCTTGA
- a CDS encoding energy transducer TonB has product MRFKFVCFVTAVAILSGCATPSASSTADGSKEASSPPDEAVVDLADCTSKPVPTRQPAPFYPRNLRNEGVTGIVFVQLIVGMDGRVSSARAVRANREEFARAAEQAVVKWLFKPGTVDGKRVAVRMEVPVGFGMSTEVPNPIGTNILNN; this is encoded by the coding sequence ATGCGCTTTAAATTCGTATGCTTTGTAACCGCCGTCGCCATTTTGTCCGGTTGCGCCACGCCCAGCGCATCATCAACCGCCGACGGGTCAAAAGAAGCTTCGTCGCCACCCGATGAGGCGGTAGTGGACTTAGCTGATTGCACGTCGAAACCAGTCCCAACGCGTCAGCCGGCTCCTTTCTATCCGAGAAATCTCCGAAATGAAGGCGTTACTGGAATTGTATTTGTCCAACTGATAGTCGGCATGGACGGGCGAGTGAGTTCCGCTCGAGCCGTGCGAGCGAACCGGGAGGAATTCGCGCGTGCGGCAGAACAAGCGGTTGTGAAGTGGCTGTTTAAGCCGGGCACTGTGGATGGAAAACGGGTAGCAGTGCGCATGGAGGTTCCCGTTGGTTTCGGCATGTCCACGGAAGTTCCGAATCCGATTGGGACCAACATATTGAATAACTGA
- a CDS encoding uroporphyrinogen decarboxylase family protein translates to MTSDTFLNLARSGHCVPIGTHMVLHEQPDPEAIVLVGERLGGVIADTAARFNTPLAVPLMDLTLEKEALLTACEVPADEIGKYHFTQTPKYPAEVALTPRMQAACSAIGYVVKQPDLFPVGMCIGPYSLLTKLVSDPITPVYLMGMGMTPKDEPEIGVLNDLLAMGEDVINRYVDAQMEAGARAVIVCEPAANLVYFSPNQMETNPEPFEFYVMAPMRRLAARLSARGVALVFHDCGELTDAMVTRFATLGAAMMSLGSSRKLDHDAALVPKDTVLYGNLPSKNFYATQLTTQEVERQGRELLEAMEATGHPFILGTECDVLSVPGKEREILSKVDALLRCGCAAHRSPDQTLRAERVSPVTAGG, encoded by the coding sequence ATGACCAGCGATACTTTTCTCAATCTCGCTCGTTCCGGACACTGTGTGCCCATTGGCACGCATATGGTGTTGCACGAGCAACCTGATCCGGAGGCCATTGTCCTCGTTGGGGAACGTCTGGGCGGCGTCATCGCCGATACGGCCGCTCGTTTTAATACGCCCCTCGCGGTGCCGTTGATGGACCTGACGTTGGAGAAGGAAGCGTTGCTCACCGCCTGCGAAGTGCCAGCAGATGAAATCGGAAAATACCACTTCACGCAGACACCAAAGTATCCGGCGGAGGTGGCGCTGACGCCGCGCATGCAGGCGGCGTGTTCAGCGATTGGATACGTGGTGAAGCAACCCGATTTGTTTCCCGTGGGCATGTGCATCGGTCCGTATTCGCTGTTGACCAAATTGGTAAGCGACCCGATCACGCCCGTCTACCTGATGGGCATGGGCATGACGCCGAAAGACGAGCCGGAGATCGGCGTGTTGAACGACTTACTCGCGATGGGGGAGGACGTGATCAACCGCTACGTGGATGCGCAGATGGAGGCCGGGGCGAGGGCGGTGATCGTGTGTGAGCCGGCGGCCAACCTTGTCTATTTTTCACCCAATCAAATGGAGACTAATCCGGAACCGTTTGAGTTTTACGTGATGGCGCCCATGCGGCGTTTGGCGGCCCGACTTTCCGCCCGGGGCGTCGCGCTGGTGTTTCACGATTGCGGTGAACTCACGGACGCGATGGTGACCCGGTTTGCAACACTCGGTGCGGCGATGATGAGCCTGGGCAGCTCACGAAAGCTGGATCACGATGCGGCTTTGGTTCCCAAGGACACGGTGCTCTACGGGAACCTACCTTCGAAGAATTTCTACGCCACTCAACTCACCACGCAGGAGGTGGAGCGCCAGGGACGCGAGCTGTTGGAAGCCATGGAGGCGACCGGGCACCCGTTCATCCTGGGCACGGAGTGTGACGTGCTCAGTGTGCCCGGCAAGGAGCGGGAAATTCTTAGCAAAGTCGACGCGCTCCTGCGCTGTGGATGCGCCGCGCACCGCTCGCCCGACCAAACGTTGCGGGCGGAGAGGGTTTCCCCGGTTACGGCGGGTGGGTAA
- a CDS encoding WD40/YVTN/BNR-like repeat-containing protein, which produces MYFRRHPRRKFEDSAPMAPPASVAPQTPPHPDLSDAAISRRFQARREFILRESVACVVPGDPAQGSKFDVAACLARGENLPAALARLARLDGAPPSGDMFWVYPTVSVMMAGRHTLDEPSRDRIADLWRTYWPSRGDTENHWVLSYASLYLAAQAYPEAGPDQWFNGRSSAENRAEARDYLNHWINVTTSHGQGEYDSPNYIEEYAIGLAMLAGWADEPAFRDRAKRMLDYILYDYAVETLDGLYGGAHSRVYPRHIMAPARTAAAALGWMLFGLGDYEPSERQVTRHQLREELPERGAKLIALSGYTPPPILERIARDRSTPYVELERKRTRWRMRHAGPESFVVGDRRTVAVHKTTYVDPDFILGSSQGGLLQPIQQQTWGLIWRTEKPIMRCPSFFGCQPYASAIEGSMYFPVDPDVVTDLITRSKADYDSPDKLPGGSPYEQVMQSGTALIALQHIPADALFRHITLFFSRDLENTVEDDSGWIFAQGGPVYIGVRPFAAGEWRANDWTGFLAGGAGGILVSGDFDEWGVGHRCWVSEAARNGYVVQVAPTRDFSTYSEFMDTVRALPLAFSLDPTPTATFTGLDGTRLEARYGSLPVINDTPVDPTRWPLFDSPFGQSEVGSRQLTLRHGDETLQLDFTDVPWDHSTQPPAPEMPATLAIPDDVGPTLYAAATMTGNQRNTATPSDAGLFQRLPSGVWTNTGPRILGVASVAIHPTTPAVKLIASADGIVRTADNGVTWRKTTGWQVADVRAITFDSGNPDTVYAATMWGPLRSENGGQSWGPTPQGLDRLYSRTLLADRAQPGRVLLGMEEGLYVSTDAALTWAKLDFPTATVTQITQSPVQPNLFLVSTLGHGAWQSQDRGQMWTLIDPTTANLYAAALAPHDPAVMATGGWETGVRISTDNGETWQDRNAGLPNRRIFVLAFDPHQPGRLWASTFEQGTFTSDDLGQTWQDAGLHGAYGADFVFHGNPDHVGHAALQ; this is translated from the coding sequence ATGTATTTTCGTCGCCATCCCCGGCGCAAATTTGAAGATTCCGCGCCCATGGCACCTCCCGCGTCCGTCGCTCCTCAGACTCCCCCGCATCCCGATCTTTCCGATGCCGCGATCTCGCGTCGTTTCCAGGCTCGTCGCGAATTCATTCTGCGTGAATCGGTCGCCTGTGTCGTGCCCGGCGATCCTGCCCAAGGCAGCAAATTCGACGTCGCGGCCTGCCTCGCGCGCGGCGAAAACCTTCCTGCCGCCCTCGCCCGCCTCGCCCGTCTCGACGGCGCCCCCCCTTCCGGCGACATGTTCTGGGTCTACCCGACAGTGAGCGTCATGATGGCTGGCCGCCACACCCTCGACGAACCCAGCCGCGACCGTATCGCCGATCTCTGGCGCACCTATTGGCCCAGCCGGGGCGACACCGAAAACCATTGGGTGCTCTCCTACGCCAGCCTCTACCTGGCCGCCCAAGCCTACCCCGAGGCCGGTCCCGACCAATGGTTCAATGGTCGCTCTTCCGCCGAGAATCGGGCCGAGGCCCGCGACTACCTCAATCACTGGATCAACGTCACCACCAGCCACGGTCAGGGCGAGTATGACTCTCCCAACTACATCGAGGAATACGCCATCGGGCTCGCCATGCTTGCCGGTTGGGCCGACGAGCCCGCCTTCCGCGATCGCGCCAAGCGCATGCTCGATTACATCCTCTACGACTACGCCGTCGAAACCCTCGACGGTCTCTACGGCGGAGCCCACAGCCGCGTCTACCCGCGACACATCATGGCCCCGGCGCGCACCGCCGCGGCCGCCCTCGGTTGGATGCTCTTCGGCCTCGGAGACTACGAGCCCAGCGAGCGCCAGGTCACCCGCCATCAGCTTCGCGAGGAGCTGCCCGAACGTGGCGCCAAACTCATCGCGCTCTCCGGCTACACGCCGCCCCCCATCCTCGAACGCATAGCCCGCGATCGCTCCACGCCCTACGTCGAACTCGAGCGCAAACGCACGCGCTGGCGTATGCGCCACGCTGGTCCCGAGTCCTTCGTCGTCGGCGATCGTCGCACCGTGGCCGTCCACAAAACCACCTACGTCGATCCGGACTTCATTCTGGGCTCCTCCCAGGGCGGTTTGCTGCAGCCCATTCAGCAGCAAACCTGGGGGCTCATTTGGCGCACCGAAAAACCCATCATGCGCTGCCCGTCCTTTTTCGGTTGTCAGCCCTACGCCTCCGCCATCGAGGGCAGCATGTATTTCCCGGTCGACCCTGATGTCGTCACCGACCTCATCACCCGGTCCAAAGCCGACTACGATTCTCCCGACAAGCTCCCCGGCGGGTCGCCCTACGAACAGGTGATGCAAAGCGGCACCGCTCTCATTGCGCTGCAACACATCCCCGCCGACGCGCTGTTCCGGCACATCACGCTTTTCTTCTCCCGCGACCTGGAAAACACCGTCGAGGACGATTCCGGTTGGATCTTCGCCCAGGGCGGCCCGGTCTACATCGGCGTCCGCCCCTTCGCCGCCGGCGAGTGGCGCGCCAACGACTGGACCGGCTTCCTCGCCGGTGGTGCGGGCGGCATCCTTGTCAGTGGTGACTTCGATGAATGGGGCGTCGGTCATCGCTGCTGGGTGAGTGAAGCCGCCCGCAACGGCTACGTCGTGCAAGTTGCGCCGACGCGCGATTTTTCCACGTATTCAGAATTCATGGACACGGTGCGCGCGCTGCCGTTGGCCTTTTCTCTCGATCCCACGCCCACGGCCACGTTTACCGGGCTCGACGGCACTCGTCTCGAGGCCCGATACGGATCACTCCCGGTCATCAACGACACGCCCGTCGACCCCACCCGCTGGCCGCTCTTCGATAGTCCCTTCGGCCAGTCCGAGGTGGGCAGTCGGCAACTCACCCTCCGCCACGGCGATGAGACGCTTCAGCTCGATTTCACCGACGTGCCGTGGGACCACAGCACTCAGCCGCCCGCGCCGGAAATGCCCGCGACGCTCGCCATCCCCGACGACGTCGGTCCGACGCTCTACGCCGCGGCCACCATGACCGGAAATCAACGCAACACCGCCACGCCGTCCGATGCCGGTCTCTTTCAACGCCTGCCCTCCGGCGTATGGACGAACACGGGGCCCCGTATTCTCGGCGTGGCCAGTGTCGCGATTCATCCCACCACCCCGGCGGTAAAGCTCATCGCCTCAGCCGACGGCATCGTGCGCACGGCCGACAACGGCGTCACCTGGCGCAAGACGACGGGCTGGCAGGTCGCCGACGTGCGGGCCATCACCTTCGATTCCGGCAACCCGGACACGGTCTACGCCGCGACGATGTGGGGTCCGCTGCGATCGGAAAACGGCGGCCAAAGCTGGGGGCCCACCCCGCAAGGCCTCGACCGTCTCTATAGCCGAACCCTTCTCGCCGATCGTGCCCAACCCGGCCGCGTGCTGCTCGGCATGGAAGAAGGTCTCTACGTCTCCACCGACGCCGCCCTGACGTGGGCGAAACTGGACTTCCCCACCGCCACGGTCACGCAGATCACGCAAAGCCCGGTTCAACCGAACCTGTTCCTCGTCAGCACGCTCGGCCACGGCGCTTGGCAGTCGCAGGACCGCGGCCAAATGTGGACTCTCATCGATCCGACCACCGCCAATCTCTACGCCGCCGCATTGGCGCCTCACGATCCCGCCGTAATGGCCACCGGCGGTTGGGAAACCGGCGTGCGAATCTCCACCGACAACGGAGAAACTTGGCAGGACCGCAACGCCGGGCTCCCCAACCGCCGTATCTTCGTGCTCGCATTTGATCCTCACCAACCGGGCCGCCTCTGGGCTTCGACCTTTGAACAAGGCACCTTTACGAGCGACGACCTCGGCCAAACCTGGCAAGATGCCGGACTCCACGGGGCCTACGGCGCCGACTTTGTTTTCCACGGCAACCCCGATCACGTTGGTCACGCCGCCCTTCAATAA
- a CDS encoding TorF family putative porin translates to MKIKLLFISALAVGATSLSAASSNYSITMDFPYVSDYVFRGVKYADDSIQPSIEFGADNFYAGIWSNQPVTGRTTNEFDFYAGYKFDLTDTWSMDVGATYYYYPETSSLDEQFEPYVGLTGDLLPGLTSTFYAYYETEFEALTLQGSLGYGFELSNTLTLNLAGNLGSVSASGAGDYTYWLLSATVDAKLNDHANAYLGVSYSSNDMDRAPANSLGGEYTYLTTGISIGF, encoded by the coding sequence ATGAAAATCAAACTTCTCTTTATCTCCGCCCTCGCGGTCGGCGCCACGTCGCTCTCCGCCGCGAGTTCGAATTATTCCATCACGATGGATTTTCCCTACGTGAGTGATTACGTCTTTCGCGGCGTCAAATACGCCGATGATTCCATTCAACCCTCGATCGAGTTCGGTGCCGACAATTTTTACGCCGGCATCTGGAGCAACCAACCGGTAACGGGCCGCACCACCAACGAGTTCGACTTCTACGCCGGCTACAAATTCGACCTCACGGACACGTGGTCGATGGACGTGGGTGCGACCTACTACTACTACCCGGAAACATCCTCGCTCGATGAACAGTTCGAACCCTACGTCGGCCTGACTGGCGATCTGCTGCCCGGCCTCACGTCGACGTTCTACGCCTACTACGAGACCGAGTTCGAAGCCCTCACCCTGCAAGGCTCCCTGGGCTACGGCTTCGAGCTCAGTAACACGTTGACGCTGAACCTCGCCGGTAATCTCGGCTCGGTGTCGGCCTCCGGAGCGGGCGACTACACCTACTGGCTGCTGTCGGCCACGGTGGATGCCAAACTCAACGATCACGCCAACGCCTACCTCGGAGTATCTTATTCGTCCAACGACATGGATCGCGCCCCGGCCAATTCCCTCGGTGGCGAATACACCTACCTGACGACCGGCATCAGCATCGGCTTCTAA
- a CDS encoding ThuA domain-containing protein, with amino-acid sequence MKQRSLLTAFTLLAAMVVSASAAQFKALLITNTDGWHHDSISAAVPAMQEMAKLHDFTLVWPNNLGVISDQGLADVDVIVFVLSTGNILNDEQQAAVERFVQNGGGIAGVHSGGTDTEYDWDWWTKGMGHMFHIHPAVQTATVEVLDYNFPGMDRFSKRFLATEEWYEFDAARSDSLHYLLAVDESTYAPAANWGAKQGKGMGDFHPMSWCHEYDGGRIFYTAFGHLPATYSDASFLHHVYGGIYWAATGKGFTAAK; translated from the coding sequence ATGAAACAACGTTCCCTTCTCACCGCATTTACCCTCCTCGCCGCGATGGTGGTCTCCGCCTCCGCCGCCCAGTTCAAGGCTCTGCTCATCACCAACACCGATGGCTGGCATCACGACTCCATCAGCGCCGCCGTGCCCGCCATGCAGGAAATGGCGAAACTCCACGACTTTACCCTCGTTTGGCCCAACAACCTGGGCGTGATCTCCGACCAGGGTCTGGCCGATGTTGATGTCATCGTCTTCGTGCTCTCCACCGGCAACATCCTCAACGACGAGCAACAGGCCGCCGTTGAGCGCTTCGTGCAAAACGGTGGCGGCATCGCCGGCGTGCACAGCGGCGGCACCGACACCGAATACGACTGGGACTGGTGGACGAAGGGCATGGGCCATATGTTCCACATCCACCCCGCCGTGCAGACCGCCACCGTCGAGGTGCTCGATTACAACTTCCCCGGCATGGACCGCTTCTCGAAGCGTTTCCTCGCCACCGAGGAATGGTATGAGTTCGACGCCGCCCGCAGTGACAGCCTGCACTACCTGCTGGCCGTCGACGAATCCACCTACGCTCCGGCCGCCAACTGGGGTGCCAAACAAGGCAAGGGCATGGGCGACTTCCATCCCATGTCATGGTGCCATGAATACGACGGCGGTCGCATTTTCTACACCGCCTTCGGCCACCTCCCCGCCACCTACTCCGACGCCAGCTTCCTGCACCACGTCTACGGTGGCATCTATTGGGCCGCCACCGGCAAGGGCTTCACCGCCGCGAAGTAA
- a CDS encoding glycoside hydrolase family 9 protein, with product MRRYLIFGLLLAGGSVAGAEGWVRWNQQGYAPHQRKVALVMSDQPLTGQTWSIAGRTHELGESVLGAGPNSPSAFHYAVDFSFVEQPGVHELRVADLDAVAVVVSERPYAALANLPLQHLRMARSGTDTVLWRQASHPGDAATPLYVPEGNPSNGAWRAAESGRRVDVRGGWYDAGDHLKFTLTTAYTVYHLLLAHEIAPTIFTKVHSTSALPDILDEAKHGLDYLLKLWPDEDTFIVQVGDARDHNLGWRLPADDELDGTRPAMAALAQVPMFSTVAALAKGARTLAVFDEAAADRYAAAAVALFERARRSDTILTAFERDDVNDFYRDDSVNDQRALAALELAALTGEPRYEDDAVAHRPGRAEQVGWADWHWLAHRNLALAGNKWGAPAWWAEIFRYQTYARRQGQPWGQPTRYVWGSLTRWIGAANAGEAAAQLAGSHAERPALFDDMLDYVFGRNPWGASFLFDERLPNTLRHLYSPTAKLLERFPVGAFSAGPAGRRTHESMRRYFDVAPTDPFERFNTTTMVFYDNEHDFVCQEATIGGQADIVLMLALAAARTEVDR from the coding sequence ATGCGACGATACCTCATTTTCGGCCTGCTGCTGGCCGGTGGCAGTGTGGCGGGGGCGGAAGGATGGGTGAGGTGGAACCAACAGGGTTACGCCCCTCATCAGCGCAAGGTGGCGTTGGTCATGAGTGATCAACCGCTGACGGGCCAAACTTGGTCGATCGCTGGTCGCACCCATGAGTTGGGTGAATCTGTGTTGGGGGCGGGGCCCAATTCCCCGTCGGCGTTTCACTACGCCGTCGATTTTTCCTTCGTGGAACAACCCGGCGTGCATGAGCTGAGGGTGGCGGACCTCGATGCGGTGGCAGTGGTGGTGAGCGAACGTCCCTACGCGGCGCTGGCGAATCTGCCGCTGCAACATTTGCGCATGGCGCGGTCGGGCACGGATACGGTTTTGTGGCGGCAAGCTTCGCATCCCGGCGATGCTGCCACGCCGCTATACGTGCCGGAGGGGAATCCGAGCAACGGCGCGTGGCGGGCGGCGGAATCGGGCCGTCGGGTCGATGTGCGCGGAGGCTGGTATGATGCGGGCGACCATCTGAAGTTTACGCTGACCACGGCCTATACGGTTTATCACCTGTTGTTGGCGCACGAGATTGCCCCGACAATTTTCACCAAGGTCCATAGCACAAGTGCATTGCCCGACATCCTCGATGAAGCGAAACACGGGCTCGATTATTTGCTGAAACTCTGGCCCGACGAAGACACGTTCATTGTGCAAGTGGGGGATGCGCGGGACCACAACCTCGGGTGGCGGTTGCCGGCCGATGATGAACTGGACGGCACGCGACCCGCCATGGCGGCCCTGGCGCAGGTGCCCATGTTTTCCACGGTGGCGGCGTTGGCCAAAGGCGCCCGCACGCTGGCCGTATTCGACGAGGCCGCGGCGGATCGCTACGCCGCCGCAGCCGTGGCGCTGTTCGAGCGTGCCCGGCGATCGGATACGATCCTCACCGCGTTCGAGCGCGATGACGTGAACGACTTTTATCGGGATGACTCGGTGAATGACCAGCGGGCGTTGGCGGCCCTGGAGTTGGCTGCGCTCACCGGCGAACCGCGTTACGAGGATGATGCGGTGGCGCACCGTCCGGGCCGGGCGGAACAGGTGGGGTGGGCCGACTGGCATTGGCTGGCCCACCGGAATCTGGCGCTCGCCGGAAACAAGTGGGGCGCTCCGGCGTGGTGGGCGGAGATCTTCCGCTACCAGACCTATGCCCGAAGGCAGGGACAACCCTGGGGGCAGCCGACGCGTTACGTGTGGGGCAGCCTGACGCGGTGGATCGGGGCGGCGAACGCCGGGGAGGCGGCGGCGCAATTGGCGGGCAGCCATGCGGAGCGACCGGCGTTGTTTGACGACATGCTGGACTACGTTTTCGGGCGCAACCCGTGGGGAGCGTCGTTCCTGTTTGATGAGCGTCTGCCCAATACGTTGCGGCATCTCTACAGCCCGACGGCGAAGTTGTTGGAGCGGTTTCCAGTCGGGGCGTTTTCGGCAGGTCCGGCAGGGCGTCGCACGCATGAATCGATGCGACGCTATTTCGACGTGGCCCCGACCGATCCCTTCGAGCGTTTTAATACGACCACCATGGTGTTTTACGACAATGAGCATGACTTCGTTTGCCAGGAAGCGACGATCGGCGGACAAGCCGACATCGTCCTGATGTTGGCGCTGGCGGCGGCGCGAACGGAGGTCGATCGATGA
- a CDS encoding glycoside hydrolase family 9 protein: protein MRVLGNHLGYEPEAVKRLWIEASADTAWKAVSLVRLPEGKVVWTGQPVLVGGVPGWSLGPWWEVDVSRITQLGRYALRWECADGAIGQGEGFAIERGLFGAARVSDLLFHIKSQRSSGVWDAADARAPRLDDRESRDVSGGWFDASGDNSKYLSHLSYAQVMNPQQNPLVVWVLARSWQRYRDAGRDDYFTERLRDEALHGADWLMRMQDESGFFYTTVFDRWSKDPAQRELCSYRTQQGHKGADYQAGWRQGGGMAIAALAVASTLGGDGAYSSEDYRAAALRGFHHLVAHGRDYLEDGTENLIDHICALLAAAELRAVAADDGAVAFELTVRWQAVVEARRETEGHVWLAMDAAGERSWFHASDAGLPVVTLQRAAELHPAHSAADEGTALAREWMVSQVGLAEADNNPFGYPPHWVQTPGRPGQPQWFYPHDNPSGYWWQGENAKLASLAAAATELAPAASQRWLDWIMGANPFDVCMMQGHGRNNPAYEDGSFNAPGGVCNGITSGLADEADIAFQPLPHNNDPAQRWRWGEQWLPHAAWLLYAWALRDTAPTT from the coding sequence ATGAGAGTGCTGGGCAATCATCTCGGTTACGAACCCGAGGCCGTGAAAAGGTTGTGGATCGAAGCTTCGGCCGACACGGCGTGGAAGGCAGTGAGCTTGGTGAGGTTGCCGGAAGGCAAGGTCGTTTGGACGGGTCAACCCGTGCTGGTGGGCGGCGTGCCCGGCTGGAGCCTGGGACCGTGGTGGGAAGTGGATGTCTCCCGCATCACGCAACTCGGTCGGTATGCCCTGCGGTGGGAGTGCGCGGACGGAGCGATCGGCCAAGGCGAAGGATTCGCCATTGAGCGGGGGCTATTCGGGGCGGCGCGCGTTTCGGATCTTTTGTTTCATATCAAGAGCCAGCGATCTTCGGGAGTCTGGGACGCGGCCGATGCGCGAGCGCCCCGGCTCGATGATCGTGAATCGCGGGATGTGAGTGGCGGCTGGTTCGATGCCTCGGGTGATAACAGCAAATACCTCAGCCATCTGTCGTATGCTCAGGTGATGAACCCGCAGCAGAATCCGTTGGTGGTCTGGGTGCTGGCGCGGTCATGGCAACGCTATCGCGATGCGGGGCGCGATGACTACTTCACGGAGCGCCTGCGCGATGAAGCGTTGCACGGGGCGGATTGGCTCATGCGCATGCAGGACGAGTCCGGTTTTTTCTACACCACCGTATTTGACCGGTGGTCGAAGGATCCGGCGCAGCGGGAATTGTGCAGTTACCGCACGCAGCAAGGGCACAAAGGGGCGGATTATCAGGCCGGCTGGCGCCAAGGCGGGGGCATGGCGATCGCGGCGCTGGCGGTGGCGTCGACCCTGGGCGGGGATGGCGCGTATTCGTCGGAGGACTACCGTGCGGCGGCGTTGCGCGGATTCCACCACTTGGTCGCACACGGTCGCGATTATCTCGAGGATGGGACGGAAAACCTCATCGATCATATCTGCGCGTTGCTGGCGGCGGCGGAATTGAGGGCCGTGGCGGCCGACGATGGAGCGGTGGCGTTTGAGCTGACGGTGCGTTGGCAAGCGGTGGTGGAGGCGCGTCGTGAAACGGAGGGTCACGTCTGGTTGGCGATGGATGCAGCGGGGGAGCGTTCCTGGTTCCACGCGAGTGACGCGGGTCTGCCGGTCGTGACGCTGCAGAGAGCGGCGGAGTTGCATCCCGCGCACTCCGCGGCGGATGAAGGAACGGCCTTGGCGCGGGAGTGGATGGTGTCGCAGGTGGGATTGGCCGAGGCGGATAACAATCCGTTTGGCTACCCGCCGCACTGGGTGCAAACGCCCGGTCGGCCCGGACAACCGCAGTGGTTTTATCCGCACGACAATCCCTCCGGTTACTGGTGGCAGGGGGAAAACGCCAAACTCGCCTCGCTGGCGGCGGCGGCGACTGAGCTGGCCCCGGCAGCGTCACAGCGCTGGTTGGATTGGATCATGGGCGCGAACCCGTTTGATGTGTGCATGATGCAGGGACACGGGCGGAACAATCCGGCTTACGAGGACGGTTCCTTCAATGCTCCCGGCGGTGTGTGCAACGGCATCACATCGGGCTTGGCGGATGAAGCCGACATCGCGTTTCAGCCGTTGCCGCACAACAACGATCCCGCCCAACGTTGGCGTTGGGGCGAACAATGGCTGCCCCATGCGGCGTGGTTGTTGTATGCTTGGGCATTGCGAGATACCGCGCCGACGACCTGA